A stretch of the Salarias fasciatus chromosome 3, fSalaFa1.1, whole genome shotgun sequence genome encodes the following:
- the cdca9 gene encoding borealin-2 codes for MAGRRPRNARNGPSKERLSREMRRSKMTLFIQQVEKEAQERVNELEAKTESLLTTVDKVFRVELMKKPPSLQSTLIGELLSSEEVSASEASIAAMSESLVMPQPLKRIPSKKAKSTESPPVQSASGQRASKRGKGPKRIRTLVGSNSTGNLRGSSVTAGRAQSGLQGHTASSQKKPKLRSVVSAGDMHCAIAGATAHVTVTTAQGQTVSFCEETKDDINCDLLDDMAWKQIDKIVSMLDELTQRKRDS; via the exons ATGGCGGGGAGAAGGCCGAGAAACGCCAGGAATGGACCGAGCAAGGAGCGGCTGAGCCGGGAGATGCGACGCAGCAAAATGACACTTTTTATCCAGCAGGTTGAGAAAGAAG CCCAAGAGCGCGTGAACGAGTTGGAGGCGAAAACCGAGAGCCTCCTGACTACAGTGGACAAAGTGTTCAGGGTGGAGCTGATGAAGAAGCCCCCCTCCCTTCAGAGCACGCTCATTGGCGAATTACTAAGTT CGGAGGAAGTGTCAGCCAGCGAGGCGTCCATTGCTGCGATG AGTGAGTCCCTTGTGATGCCACAACCCCTCAAAAGGATCCCCAGTAAGAAAG CTAAATCAACAGAATCCCCACCCGTCCAGTCTGCCTCGGGACAGAGGGCCTCCAAG agaGGAAAAGGGCCTAAAAGGATAAGGACGCTTGTTGGTAGCAACAGCACCGGAAACCTTAG gGGTTCTTCAGTCACTGCCGGCAGGGCCCAGAGCGGCCTGCAGGGTCACACTGCCAGCAGCCAGAAGAAGCCTAAACTCAG GTCTGTTGTGTCTGCCGGTGATATGCATTGCGCCATCGCCGGCGCGACGGCACACGTCACTGTGACCACGGCTCAAGGACAG ACTGTCAGCTTTTGTGAAGAGACAAAGGATGACATTAACTGTGACTTACTGGATGATATGGCATGGAAACAAATTGACAAAATTGTG AGTATGTTGGATGAGCTGACTCAGCGGAAGAGAGACAGCTGA
- the plin2 gene encoding perilipin-2, whose amino-acid sequence MAAAEVISNQNVVERVSSLPLVSSTYSLVSSVYSNTKDHHPYIRTVCEAAEQGVRTITSVALTTASPIIGKLEPQIAIANDLACKGLDKIERTLPILHQPSDQIVSSAKDVVITAKDAVTGTVSGAKDTVSDTLTTVVEKTRGAVQDGVERTRAVVNGSVSTVLESRVARLVSSGVDTALSTSESLVEQYLPLTEDALELEDKTVDGFDKNDPSYYIRLGSLSTKVRSRVYTRAVARLQEGKQRSLEFISELNSTVDLIEYGRKNINGANQMLNSKLNSLVAWRSSSCSDQESSHEAENIESRTLALARSLTQQLQTTCLVLVSGLQGLPNHIQQEALSLSHSASQIYSGFSKARVLGDLSDSMLASSRVQLGKMRASLDHVFDYLVNNTPLNWLVGPFYPRMPREPTHEAPSASSTRSSSSSSPPTPPHVEEPADLEMESLPPQQQQQQ is encoded by the exons ATGGCAGCAGCTGAGGTTATCTCTAATCAG aaTGTGGTGGAGAGGGTGAGCAGCCTCCCCCTGGTCAGCTCCACCTACAGTCTGGTGTCCAGTGTGTACTCCAACACCAAGGACCACCACCCTTACATCAGGACCGTGTGTGAGGCGGCCGAGCAAGGCGTGCGCACCATCACCTCGGTGGCCCTCACCACCGCCTCGCCCATCATCGGCAAGCTGGAACCCCAAA TTGCCATTGCCAACGACCTGGCCTGTAAAGGTTTGGACAAGATTGAGAGAACCCTGCCAATCCTCCACCAGCCCTCCGATCAG ATTGTATCCAGTGCCAAGGATGTGGTAATTACGGCCAAAGACGCCGTGACGGGCACGGTGTCCGGCGCCAAGGACACGGTGTCGGACACCCTGACCACCGTGGTGGAGAAGACCCGGGGCGCGGTGCAGGACGGGGTGGAGAGGACCAGGGCCGTCGTCAACGGGAGCGTGAGCACCGTGCTGGAGAGCAGGGTGGCTCGGCTGGTCAGCAGCGGCGTGGACACGGCCCTCAGCACGTCCGAGAGCCTGGTGGAGCAGTACCTGCCGCTGACGGAGGACGCACTGG agctggaggacaaaACCGTCGACGGCTTCGACAAGAATGACCCCAGCTACTACATCCGCCTCGGCTCGCTCTCCACCAAGGTGCGCAGCAGGGTGTACACCAGGGCCGTGGCGCGGCTGCAGGAGGGCAAGCAGCGCAGCCTGGAGTTCATCTCCGAGCTCAACTCCACCGTCGACCTG ATCGAATATGGCCGAAAGAATATTAACGGAGCGAACCAGATGTTGAACAGTAAGCTGAATTCCTTGGTGGCGTGGAGGTCGTCCAGCTGTTCAGACCAGGAGAGCAGCCACGAGGCAGAG AACATTGAATCCCGCACCTTGGCGCTGGCTCGCTCGCtcacccagcagctccagaccacctgcctggtcctggtctcgggCCTGCAGGGTCTCCCCAACCAcatccagcaggaggcgctgtcCCTCAGCCACTCCGCCTCGCAGATCTACTCCGGCTTCAGCAAGGCCCGGGTGCTGGGCGACCTGTCGGACAGCATGCTGGCCAGCAGCAGGGTCCAGCTGGGCAAAATGAGGGCGTCGCTCGACCACGTGTTCGACTACCTGGTCAACAACACGCCCCTCAACTGGCTGGTGGGGCCCTTCTACCCCCGGATGCCTCGCGAGCCCACTCACGAAGCGCCCTCCGCCAGCAGCAcgcggtcctcctcctccagctctcctcctaCGCCGCCGCATGTGGAGGAGCCTGCGGACTTAGAGATGGAGTCActgcctcctcagcagcagcagcagcagtag